Genomic DNA from Roseburia intestinalis L1-82:
GAGATCGCCGCTGGTGTGGACATCTAAGATGCTCTCCGTTTCATAGGCAGCATTGTAGAACCAGATGACTGCTTCATTTAAATCTTTCTGCGCGAGAAAATAGGTACCAAGCTCATAGCAGATCTCGGAACATGGAGTGGTCAGCATATCCTTCATCGTCAGCTTGAAAAATTCATTTTTGTTGTCCTCTAAGCGGTACACATGTGCGAGTACGCAGGAGGCTTCTTTCATGGCATCATCGGTGAGGTCATGTTCTAAGATATACTGGAAAATTGGTTTCGCATCCTGAAAGTCTTTTGTGTCACCGGTCTTTAACAGCTCTTTGGCATACATCGTGCGGATCTTCGGAGAGAGTTCGTGGCCGCTCTGGAAGTTTTTGATAAATATGGAAAAATCACGTTTGCTGTGAAAATTCTGCGGTTTATGTAAAATCTCAACGTCGCTGTCGAAGATCACAGGAGTCAGGCGGACTGTCTCGTGCACCGGATCGACCCAGGTAAAGGTGCGCAGACGCTTGAACAGTTTCGGACGGTATTCTTTTTTTGCATTTAAAACGGTGTCGAAATCGGCATCCGTCACATATTTCATCTGAACGATCTCAATTTCCGGCAGCAGTGCATTTTTGAGCCGGAGAAAACGCTCATGGTTAAAATCATCTAAAACTTCGTCCGCATCGGCGGCATATATGTAATCCATATTCGCTTTTGAAAAAGAAAAATTTCTCGCCGCGGAAAAATCGCTCGTCCATTTAAAATCATAGACCTGACTGGTATATTTTGCAGCGATCTCCTTTGTGTGGTCCGTGGAACCGGTATCCACGATGATGATCTCATCCATCAGATCTGCAATCGAGTCGAGACATCGCGCGAGAACCGCCTCCTCATTTTTAACGATCATGCATAAACTTATCGTAGCCATGGAAAATCCCCCTGTTGTGTATATTTTTAAGACTGGATCTGTCAATATTTTTGTATTTATTATATCGGACATGACAGGCAGTTACAAGAAACAGTTTTTGTGTAAAAAATATTTTATAGGCAGCACGGAATGTGCTACAATGGGTAAATGCAAAAATCAGGAAATGAGGAAAACAAATGAAATTAAATGAACAATGGATGCAGAAAACCATTGTGGTGTGGATCGGTGCGCTGCTTTGCTGTGCGTTGTGGCATTGGTGCTGGTCTGCGTGGGAATTTATATTGTAAATTACGGAAAAGAAAAAGCGTGAGAAAGGTGGATGAAAAATGAGTGCAGTTGTGACATTAAAAAAGGGCGAGGGAAGAACGATCAAAGCAGGCGGTGCCTGGATTTTTGATAATGAGATCGATACGGTCATGGGAAGTTTTGAAAACGGAGAGATCGTGGTCGTGCATGATTTTGACGGCTATCCGATGGGCAAAGGATTTATCAATACCAATTCAAAAATCCGCATCCGTATGCTGACAAGACATGTGGACCAGGAGATCGACCGCACATTTTTACAGATGCGCGTGAAAAATGCCTGGGAATACCGCAAAACGACGGTCGATACATCATCCTGCCGTGTGATCTTCGGGGAAGCAGACTTTTTGCCGGGACTTGTCGTTGACAAATATGAGGATGTGCTCGTGGTGGAATGTTTAGCACTTGGCATGGAGCAGTTTAAGGAGACGATCGTTTCTTTATTAAAGGAAGAACTTGCAAAAGACGGCATCAAAGTGCGCGGCGTCTACGAGAGAAGCGACGCTAATGAGCGCACCAAAGAAGGACTTCCAAAGGTAAAAGGATTTATCGGGGAAGAATTTGACACCAATGTTGAGATCAAGGAAAACGGAGTCCGTTATCTTGTCGATGTCGTAAACGGACAGAAAACCGGATTTTTCTTAGACCAGAAGTATAATCGTCTTGCGATGCAGCGGATCTGTAAAGGGAAAAAGGTGTTAGACTGCTTTACCCATATGGGAACATTCGCCTTAAACGCCGGAATTGCAGGGGCAGCGGATGTCACAGGTCTTGACATTTCCGAGTATGCCGTGCAGCAGGCAAACGAAAATGCGCGCAGAAACGGACTGGAGGATACCGTTCATTTCCGCTGTGCAAACGTGCTCGATGAACTGCCGAAACTGGCGCAGAGCGGCGAACAGTATGATGTTGTTATCTTAGATCCGCCGGCATTTACCAAGTCGCGCCAGGCAACGAAAAACGCGATCAAAGGTTACCGTGAGATCAACATGAAAGGCTTAAAACTGGTAAAAGACGGCGGCTATCTTGCAACCTGTTCCTGCTCCCATTTCATGACACAGGAACTTTTGGCAAAGACAGTCAAAGAGGCGGCAAAGGCAGCACACAAGAGACTCCGCCAGGTGGAATTCAGAACACAGGCGCCGGATCATCCGATTCTCTGGGCAAATTCTGCGAATGTGCCGGAGAGTTATTATTTGAAGTTCTACATCTTTCAGGTTGTAGAAGAACGCTAGGCGTTCGTCATGAGAAGTAAGGACTGGGAAGTGGTGGAAATGCTTGATTGATAAGTGATGGAAGGCATTTGACGTTGACAGAGAAAACCTCGTAAAGTATCGCAAAATATCACAAAACCGTGATTCAAAGTGGTAAGAAAAGTGGTAAGTCTGAGTGGTAAGCACCTGAATAGAAAAGTGATAAAGAAATTGCCAGGGCAATGTACAACCCCGGAAGTCAGATTAAAATCTGACATTCGGATGCTGATGCATGATCCTGGCAATTTTGTGATTACTTAAAATCACAGGTTTGTTTGTGGTGCATGCTATTTGTTTTAAAGGTAGGAAACCAGCTCATCCATGCCAATGCGCATATCTTTATGACGCTCTGCGGATGCATCCGGTTCATCACTGTATCCGAGTGCTAAGATATTGACCGGTTCTAAGTTTTCCGGAAGGTTCAGTTCTTCTTTTAATATGTCCGGGTTAAAGTAGCAAATCCAGACACTGCCAAGACCAAGCTCGGTTGCCTCAAGCATCATATGGTCGGTCAGGATCGAGGCATCGATGTCGGTTGTGATCTTGCCGTCAAACGGACGCTTCCAGGCTTTTGTCTTATTGGCACAGACGACAATGGCAGCCGGTGCCTGATAAATATTTGCTGCTTTTCCGACTTTTTCCAGTCCTTCTTTGCTTTTTACGACTATAAGGCGTACCGGCTGCATGTTCGCGGCGGTCGGTGCTACGTGGGCAGCCTCTAAGATTTTATCCAGTTTTTCCTGTTCAATTTCTTTTCCTGTGTACTTTCGTACAGAATGTCTCTTTTTTGCAATCTCTAATAATTCCATGATAATCTCCATTCTTGAGCTGTTTTTTGCGCATCTTGAGTTTGTGTGTAAGCACGGATCTTGCGTGTGAAAAATCTTATTTTTCACGCTAATCCTCCATGCTTGAGCTGATTTTTGCACATAATTGAATTTCATGCGGTTTCGCTGGGATAATCCTGTTTATTTCGGATTCTATCTTGTGTTTCTGAACGTTCATGTCTATAATTATATGGAAATGCAGAATATAAGCAAGTATGCACTTTTTTGATATATACTTCCGAAAAAGTAAGTAAGGAGAAATAGATCTATGAATAAGGAATTTAACTGTCCGGTGGAGGCGACGATCTCCCTGATCGGCGGCAAATACAAGTCGGTCATTTTGTTTCATCTGATGGGAAAAACGCTCCGCTACAGTGAACTTCATAAAAAGATACCGAAAGCCACCGATAAAATGCTCGCACAGCAACTTCGGGAACTGGAAAAAGACGGACTTATCAAAAGAACCGTCTATCCGGTTGTCCCGCCCAAAACAGAGTACAACCTGACGGAGTTTGGAGAGAGCCTGTCACCGATCCTAAATGCCATGTGTAACTGGGGAGAGTCCTATCTGAACATTCCGAGTCAGTGTGTGGAAGAGTCGTGAGGCGGAAAGGTTTGAGGGACAAGTGAAAAGCAGGAATACTGTGTCTTGGTGCAGAGCGGGGAACAGAGCACGATGAGAGATTGAGGATTGTGCGCAGGATTTGTGCTTGTGCGTAAACATGAGGTGTCAATGAAAGTGTTGTTTTTATTGAAAAGAATGGAGGATTGAAATGGCAGATAAAAATGCAATGAAAAATAAAAGTGCAATGAGGAACAAAAGTAAAGTTAAAAATAAAGACATAGCGAAAAATAAAGCTGCAGGCAAGAAAAAGTATGCAGTTGATAAAACAATGAAGCAGGAGGCAGAAAAACGAACCGCCGGAAAAATGGGAAAGAAAAAATATGCGGTTGATAAAACAGTGAAGCAGGAAGCAGAAAAGCGAACCATCGGAAAAATGGAAAAGAAGTATGCAGTGACTAAAGCATTTACAGAAAAAACGGATCATGGAAAATCGGTAAAAGAGAAAAAAGTATCAGGAAAAAACACGTCGGAAAAAATGATCACGAAGAAGCAGAACGCAGACATGTGCCAGTATGCAAAAAAATGCGGTGGCTGCGATTATCAGGGACTTTCCTATGAAAAACAGCTCAAAGAAAAGCAGGAATATGTTAGAAAAAATGTCGGAGAATTTTGCAGAGTACTGCCGATCATCGGGATGGAACATCCCTATCATTACCGCAACAAAGTGCATGCAGTATTTGACATTGCAAAAGGCGGATCTGTCATTTCCGGCGTATACAAAGCAGGGACACACGATGTTGTAAACATAGATTCCTGCCGGATCGAAGATGAGACGGCAGATGCGATCATCCGCGATATCCGGGGACTTTTACGTTCCTTTAAAATCAAGACTTATGATGAGGATACCGGATATGGTCTGCTGCGTCATGTACTGGTGCGTCGCGGTTTTCACAGCGGAGAAGTGATGGTAGTATTAGTGCTTGGCTCCCCGATCCTTCCGTCCAAGAATAATTTTGTCAAGGCACTGCGTAAACTTCACCCGGAGATCACAACGGTCGTTCTTAATGTCAATGACAAAAAGACCAGTATGGTTTTAGGAGAAAAAGAGACAGTTATTTACGGAAAAGGCTATATTGAGGACACACTCTGTGGCTGTACTTTCCGCATTTCCCCCAAATCATTTTATCAGGTGAATCCGGTACAGACTGAAATCCTTTATACGAAGGCGATCGAGTATGCCGGACTGACGGGAAAAGAGAGGATTGTGGATGCTTACTGTGGCATTGGAACGATCGGTCTTATTGCAGCGTCGAAAGCAAAAGAGGTCATCAGTGTGGAGTTAAACCGTGATGCAGTCAGGGATGCCGTAACCAACGCAAAACGCAATGACATCAAAAATGTCCAGTTTTACAATGCCGATGCAGGACAGTTTATGGTGGAGATGGCGGAATACCGTGCCGATCAGAAAAAAAATCAGGTGCCGGATGCCACAAAATCGGGAAAAAAGGCAACACCGGATGGCAATGTGGATGTCGTATTCATGGACCCGCCAAGAGCAGGAAGTGACGAGGCGTTTTTATCTTCGGTCATCCGGCTTGCTCCGAAGCGCGTAGTGTATATTTCATGTAACCTGGAGACACTTGCAAGGGATTTAAAGTATCTGACGAAACATGGGTATCAGGCAAAGGAGTGTCAGCCGGTGGATCTTTTTCCGTGGACGAAACATGTTGAGACGGTAGTACTGCTTTCCCACAAAAAGCCAGACGGACATATCAACGTAAAAGTTGAGTTTGGCGAGGGTGAGGGAAAAGTTCCGCTTGATAATATCGCTAAAAGAGCCGAAGAATATAAGCCCAAAGAACGAGTGACCTACAAAATGATAAAGGAGTACATAGAAGCTAAATACGGCTTCAAGGTACATACCGCATATATCGCAGAGGTAAAAAGAGATTTAGGCTTGCCAATGTACGATGCTCCTAATGCGGTAGAGGAATTGAAACAGCCGAGGAAGCATCCGACAGCAGAGAAAGTGGAAGCCATAAAGGATGCGTTGAAGCATTTTGAAGTGATTTAATGAGGATAGGCGTATCATTAGAAATAGTGGTACGCTTATTTTTGTCCCTTTTTGCAGATTTGTCCTTTCCCCTGCTTTCCAATATAATGAAGCTAAAGAAGTGGAGGTGTGCTTATGAGAGAGAAATTTAATCATCTGTATTTGGATAGCCACGAAAGAAAACTTTTGATACATAGCCTTGTAGAGTTAAAAAATCAGCTCATACAGCAAGGCAGATATACGGATTGTATTGACGAGCTTATTTTTAAGGTCATAAATGCACCGACCAAGAGAATGAAAATTGAATATGTCTAAGGCAAATTACGAAGCCGCTTATTCTTATTGATTTTAAGAGTAGGCGGCTTTTTTGCGTTCTCTGGTACTGTTTACATAGCTACCTTGACAAAGTGGCTAAATCTATGTGAAAGGAGGACGCATCTATGTCAAATTGCAAAGTAATTGCTCTGACTAACCAGAAGGGTGGTGTCGGAAAAACAACCACAGCGGTCAATTTGGGTGTAAGTCTGGTGCAGCAGGGTAAAAAAGTCCTGCTGATTGATGCCGATGCACAGGCAAATCTCACGATGGCTCTGGGGTATAACAGACCAGACGATATTCCCATAACGCTCTCTACTGTGATGCAAAACATCATAGACGATAAAACGCTTGATGCTTCACAGGGTATTATCCATCACAGAGAGGGCGTTGACCTGCTTCCGTCAAACATTGAGCTGTCGGGCTTTGAGGTAAGGCTAATCAATGCAATGAGCCGTGAGCGTGTGCTGAAAACCTATGTCAATGAGGTTAAAAAGAATTACGATTATGTGCTTATTGATTGTATGCCGAGCTTAGGCATGATAACCATCAATGCTCTGGCGGCGGCTGACAGCGTAATTATCCCGACACAGCCCCACTATCTCTCGGCTAAAGGTCTGGAGCTTTTGCTTCGCTCCGTATCAATGGTCAAGCGGCAAATCAACCCAAAGCTGCGAATAGACGGTATCTTAATGACTATGGTAATGCCCCGTACCAACATTTCTAAGGAAATTACGGCAACGGTCAAAAGTGCATACGGTAAGAAAATCAAGGTATTTGATACCGAGATACCTCATTCTATCCGTGCGGTGGAAGCTACCGCAGAAGGCAAAAGTATTTTTGCTTACGACAAAAGCGGCAAGGTTGCCGCAGCCTATGAGCAGTTAGGAAAGGAGGTGGCAGAGATTGGCGAGAAGCAGAGAAACCAAAATCGAGCTGACCGCATACGATGACCTTTTTCAGACGGACGAAAGCCGTGAGGAAGCAAAGCTAAGCAAGATACGGGATATTCCCATATCGGAGATTGACGAGTTTCCAGACCACCCGTTCAAGGTTTTAATGGACGAAGATATGGAACAACTTGTTGAGAGTATCAAGCGAAACGGTGTAATGACCCCTGCGACAGTTCGCTTAAAAGAGGACGGACGGTATGAGCTTATCAGTGGTCACAGGCGAAAAAAGGCTTGTGAACTTGCAGGACTTGAAACGCTGAAATGCGAGGTCAAAGAGCTTACCCGTGATGAAGCCATTATTGTCATGGTGGAAAGTAATCTCCAACGCTCTGTTATTTTGCCGAGTGAGAAAGCGTTTGCGTATAAAATGCGGTTGGAAGCTATGAAACGACAGGCAGGCAGACCCCCAAAAGAAAATGCGTCGCCATTGGCGACTAATTTATCAAAAGGGCGTTCTGATGAGGAATTAGGAGAACTTGTTGGAGAAAGCAAAGACCAGATACGCCGCTATATCCGTCTAACGGAGCTTGTACCCGAAATCCTGCAAATGGTAGATGAAAGGCAGATTGCATTCCGTCCTGCGGTTGAAATTTCCTATCTGACCGAGGAACAGCAATACACCCTGCTTGAAGCAATGGAGTACAACGATGCTACCCCGTCATTGGCACAGGCTATCAAAATGAAGAAGTATAACCAAGACGGCAAGCTCACTTCCGAGGTTATCCAGTCCATTATGGAGGAAGAAAAGCCCAATCAGAAGGAAAAACCCGCTTTCCGTGACGAGAGGATAACCAAGCTCATTCCCAAGACTGTTCCCAGAGGGCAGGAAACGGATTTTGTTGTCAAGGCGTTAGAGTTTTATAACCGACACTTGCAGCGGAACAAGGCTCACGAGAGATAGCCACACATCGAGGGCGAGGTCTGCCCATTTGAGTGGATAGCCATTATTTTGGCTTCCCCCTCTCCACACCTCACCCCCTAACTACTGCCAGTAACTATCCGAGAAAAGAAATACTTTAGGCTGTCCATAACGGGCAGCTTTTTTCGGTCAGTAAGGCAAAATATTCAATCCAAATTACAGGAGGTAACTATGAAAATCCCTAAATTGTTCAAAAAGGCTGCGGCTTTTGTAATGGCTGCGGTCACGGCATTATCCATAATGCCTGCGACGGCGTTTGCTGCGGGTGACATCGGGACGATTTCCTTTTCCCACACCTATGACAGCAACGGTAATACGATGAGGTACAATTCCAGTGCGAATATCGGCGGCTATACCGCAGGCGGAACAGGAAATTACAAGTACCGTATGTTTGTGGATGGCGAGAATGCGTTTTGTATTCAGCCGGGAGTACCGCTGAAAACAGGAAACACCTTAAAAAAGGCTTCCTCTGATACTTGGAACGCCCTTTCAGCCAACCAGAAAAAGGCGGTTGGGCTTGCCCTGCTCTATGGGTATCAGGGCAACCGAAATAATCTGTCAGGAAGTGATGATGAAAAATGGCTTGCCACGCAGACACTCGTTTGGGAGTTTGTCACAGGCTGCCGTGAAGCCACAGGCTCATATAACCAGACAAGCACTACCGTTTACAGCCTGCACTTCGGTTCAAATTATGCCAACAGCGGAGCAAGGGCAGTGTATGACCAGATTGTTGCGATGCTGCGTGAGCATAACACCATTCCGAGCTTTATGTCGGGTGGTAAGAATGACATCACAAAGGAGCTTGCCTACAAGGACGGAAAGTACAGCATCACATTGAATGACAGCAACGGCGTGCTTTCTGATTACAGCTTTTTAAGCTCTGACAGTAATGTGAGTGTATCGAAGTCTGGAAATAAGCTGACAATCAGCTCCACTGTAGCTATCAGCGGTTCTGTCCGCATTACGGCAAAGAGGAACAATGTGCCGACTGTCAGCAGCAGTGCAAAGCTCATTGCCTATGGCGACCCGAACTTGCAGGATTTGGTAACAGGTGTGGAGAATGCTGATACCGTGTCTGCATATATCAATATCGAAACGCCGACAGGCACGATTGCCCTCAAAAAGACTTCTGAGGACGGAGTTGTGGAGGGCATCTCTTTTACAATCAAAGGTGATAACTTCAATAAAACAGTTAAGACAGGAAAGGACGGCTCTGTCTCCGTGGAGGGATTATTCCCTGGCACTTATACGGTCACAGAACAGTCTATTGACCGTTATGAGCCGCAGAAAACCCAGACCGTCACACTTATCGGAGGAAAAACCTCTACTGTGACCTTCAGCAATATTTTGAAGCGTGGCAGTCTGGAAATCGTCAAGACTTCCGAGGACAATCTGGTGGAGGGAATGAAATTCCACCTTTATGGCACATCTTTAAGCGGCTTGCCTGTTGACGAGTATGCCGTGACTGATAAAAATGGACTGGCTAAGTTTGAAAATGTCCTTATCAGTGGCGATACCCCGTATGTGGTTGAGGAAGTGGATACCGCAGTCCGCTATGTCGTTCCTGCTTCCCAGACAGCTCCGATTGAATGGAACAAGGTCACAAAACGCAGCTTCGACAATGTGTTGAAAAAATTCCAAGTGACTGTGACAAAGACCGATGCAGAAACAGGTTCTCCGCAGGGCAATGCTTCCCTTGCAGGTGCGGTTTACGGCATCTATAAAGGTGAGGAACTGATTGACACCTACACGACTGATGAAAACGGTCAGTTTACGACCAAGTATTATATCTGTGATAATGATTGGACTGTCCGTGAAATCAGCCCGTCCGAGGGGTATCTTCTGGATACCGCAATCCACAAGGTAGGTGCAGAACCAGAGCTATACACGGTAGAGCTGAACAGTACCGCAAACGATGTGAATGAACAGGTCATCAAAGGCAATATCGCACTCATCAAGCATACGGATAACGGGGAAACCCAGATTGAAACACCCGAAGAAGGTGCGGTATTTGAAGTGTTCCTCAAATCCGCAGGCAGCTATGAAAATGCAAAGGAAACCGAGCGTGATGTGCTGACATGTGACGAGAACGGTTTTGCCCAGACAAAGGATATGCCGTATGGCATTTATACCGTCCGCCAGACCTCTGGTTGGGAGGGGCGTGAACTGATGAAAGACTTTGATGTGTTTATCAGCAAGGACGGTCAGACCTACCGCTACCTTATCAACAACGCTAACTTTGAGAGCTATATCAAAATCGTAAAGAAAGATGCAGAAACAGGCAATACAATCCCGTATGCAGGTGCAGGCTTCCAGATTTACGACCCGAATGGAAATCTTGTGACTATGACTTTCACTTATCCCGAAGTGACGACCATTGACACCTTCTATACTACGGCAGACGGCGACCTTATCACACCGCAGACATTGGAATACGGCAAAGGCTATTCCCTTGTGGAAGTACAAGCCCCGTATGGGTATGTCTTAAATTCCGAGCCTGTTTATTTTGATGTGGTGCAGGAAAATTCCGAGGAAGAAAGCGGCATTACCGTTATTGAGGTAGTACGTTCCAATATGGCACAGAAAGGCACAATTACCGTAGAAAAGTCTGGCGAGGTATTCAGCTCCGTTGCAGGCGATAAGGGATTGTATCAGCCGATTTTCTCTGTCAGCGGTCTTGAGGGTGCAGTCTATGAAATTACCGCAGCCGAGGATATTGTCACTCTGGACGGGACGGTCAGAGCAAACAAGGGCGAGGTTGTAGATACCGTTACGACAGGAAAAGACGGTACAGTAAAATCCAAAGAACTGTATCTCGGAAAATATGAGGTTAAGGAAATCACAGCTCCGTATGGAATGGTGCTGAATGAGGAAGTCCGTTCTGTTGAGCTTGTGTATGCAGGACAGAATGTTGATGTAACGGAAACGGCTACTTCTTTCTATAATGAAAGACAGCGTGTTGAAATCGACCTCATCAAGAGCCTTGCCATTGATGAAGCCTACGGCATTGGCAAGAATGGAGAAATCTTTGATGTGACCTTTGGCTTGTATGCGGCGGAGGAACTCACAGCCGCAGATGGAAAGACCATTCCTGCGGACGGTCTGATTGAGGTCATTTCCCTTGATGAAAGCGGTCACGGGAAAGCTATCAGCGACCTGCCGATGGGCAGCTATTATGTGCAGGAAATCTCGACCAACTCCGCATATATTGTCAGCGATGCAAAATACCCTGTTACTTTTGAATACGCAGGACAGGATACCGAAACTGTCCGCATCACAGCCAATGAGGGCGAAGCTATCACAAATGACATTATTTACGGCTCTGTAAGCGGTAAGAAATCTGATGAGGACGGAAAGGCTCTGGGAGGTGCAGTTATCGGTATCTTTACGACAGGAACTACCGAGTTTACAAAGGAAAATGCGATTGCAGCTACCACATCAAAAGATGATGGTAGTTTTTCTTTTGCCAAAGTGCCGTATGGAACTTGGATAATCCGTGAAATCGAAAGCCCGAAGGGATATGTACTCTCCGAGGAAGAAATCGCCGTGCCAATCGGCAAGGTGGACGAAGTTGTGGAAATCGAACTTGTCAACTACTTCATTAAGGGCAATATCGCTTTGACAAAGGTTGATGAGGATTATCCCGACAACAAGCTGTCTGGTGCGGTATTTGAGGTTTACTCCGATACTAATGGCGATGGGAAACTGGATAAAGACGATACGCTGCTTGGCGAAATGAAAGAACTTGACGGCGGCGTTTACCAGATGAGTGAACTCCGCTACGGCAAATATCTGGTAAAGGAAACCAAAGCTCCGACAGGCTTTGTGCTTGATGAAAATGTGTATTCCGTATCCGTTGAGGAGAACGGCAAGACCTACACCGTGGAAAATAAGGCGGGTGTAGGATTTATCAATGCAGCACAGAAAGGCTCTCTTAAAATCGTAAAGACTTCCTCTGACGGTAAGGTGGAGGGCTTCTCTTTCCGTGTGACAGGCGTGGA
This window encodes:
- a CDS encoding SpaA isopeptide-forming pilin-related protein encodes the protein MKIPKLFKKAAAFVMAAVTALSIMPATAFAAGDIGTISFSHTYDSNGNTMRYNSSANIGGYTAGGTGNYKYRMFVDGENAFCIQPGVPLKTGNTLKKASSDTWNALSANQKKAVGLALLYGYQGNRNNLSGSDDEKWLATQTLVWEFVTGCREATGSYNQTSTTVYSLHFGSNYANSGARAVYDQIVAMLREHNTIPSFMSGGKNDITKELAYKDGKYSITLNDSNGVLSDYSFLSSDSNVSVSKSGNKLTISSTVAISGSVRITAKRNNVPTVSSSAKLIAYGDPNLQDLVTGVENADTVSAYINIETPTGTIALKKTSEDGVVEGISFTIKGDNFNKTVKTGKDGSVSVEGLFPGTYTVTEQSIDRYEPQKTQTVTLIGGKTSTVTFSNILKRGSLEIVKTSEDNLVEGMKFHLYGTSLSGLPVDEYAVTDKNGLAKFENVLISGDTPYVVEEVDTAVRYVVPASQTAPIEWNKVTKRSFDNVLKKFQVTVTKTDAETGSPQGNASLAGAVYGIYKGEELIDTYTTDENGQFTTKYYICDNDWTVREISPSEGYLLDTAIHKVGAEPELYTVELNSTANDVNEQVIKGNIALIKHTDNGETQIETPEEGAVFEVFLKSAGSYENAKETERDVLTCDENGFAQTKDMPYGIYTVRQTSGWEGRELMKDFDVFISKDGQTYRYLINNANFESYIKIVKKDAETGNTIPYAGAGFQIYDPNGNLVTMTFTYPEVTTIDTFYTTADGDLITPQTLEYGKGYSLVEVQAPYGYVLNSEPVYFDVVQENSEEESGITVIEVVRSNMAQKGTITVEKSGEVFSSVAGDKGLYQPIFSVSGLEGAVYEITAAEDIVTLDGTVRANKGEVVDTVTTGKDGTVKSKELYLGKYEVKEITAPYGMVLNEEVRSVELVYAGQNVDVTETATSFYNERQRVEIDLIKSLAIDEAYGIGKNGEIFDVTFGLYAAEELTAADGKTIPADGLIEVISLDESGHGKAISDLPMGSYYVQEISTNSAYIVSDAKYPVTFEYAGQDTETVRITANEGEAITNDIIYGSVSGKKSDEDGKALGGAVIGIFTTGTTEFTKENAIAATTSKDDGSFSFAKVPYGTWIIREIESPKGYVLSEEEIAVPIGKVDEVVEIELVNYFIKGNIALTKVDEDYPDNKLSGAVFEVYSDTNGDGKLDKDDTLLGEMKELDGGVYQMSELRYGKYLVKETKAPTGFVLDENVYSVSVEENGKTYTVENKAGVGFINAAQKGSLKIVKTSSDGKVEGFSFRVTGVDYDQTFKTDKNGEIVIEGLRIGDYTVSEVSDKASAGYILPADKQATVKVDATAIVQMHNEFRDTPKTGDDFNLGLWVSLAALSVVGAGVLGFVGYKNRKKKKED